The sequence below is a genomic window from Lytechinus variegatus isolate NC3 chromosome 3, Lvar_3.0, whole genome shotgun sequence.
ATGAGGAACAACGCAGAGAAATCTAATAACATATTGAATTTCCACAATAAAAGCTGATTCTTGATCAGTGTAGGTATGGGTACTAAAATACAGTTTTCCTACCTTGACTCTTGTTAATGATTACCTGCCTTGGGGTTACTTACACGTCTGACATTCAGTTCCGATGAACCCGTTGTTGCATTTGCATTTGTATTTGATGTCATTATCGGTTACTCCATCGATAATACATTGGCCGTTGAAGCACTTTGTCGATCCACAACCTTCCTCATCATAATCGTCACAACCCAGACCAGAATATCCAGGTGGGCAAAGACACCtttgaatattcaaataaagaTACCTAGATTAAGTTAAATACCATGCAAATTTACATTTCTTAACCGATGAAAGAATTTGCTGTACAAATACTGtatgatttcataaaatgacCAATAATTAGGTATTCAGCAAtgtacaatcattttttttctttcagtgtAAATTTTGAAGCCCCGTCAACTTTTAACTCGATACAACATTTCACGGTTATTGaagttgataataataacaatatacctGAAATCGTCATGTATTTTGATGCAGGTAGCGTTGCCATAGCATGGATGAAGCTTGCATTGATCAAGGACAGTCTCACATCTGATACCAGAGAATCCCTCTTTACATTGACAGCTGAATTCTGCAGTGCCATCAACACAACTTCCACCATGTAGACACGGACTACTTTCGCATTCGTCTATCTGTACCTCACATAACCAACCTTCAAAGCCGGGTGGGCAATAGCAATAGAAACTGTTCACTCCGTTCAGGCAAGTTCCATCATTTTTGCAAGGATGGCTGTCGCATTCGTTGATTTCGAATTCACAGTGTTCTCCTTTATAGCCAAGAACACATTGGCATTCGTAACTGCTGATTCCATCCAGGCAAGTAGCTCGATTTTGACAAGGGGCACCAGCGCAATCATTAATATTCACTTCGCAGTTGATTCCTTCAAAACCAAGAACGCATTCACACGTATATTCCTTAAATCCATCCACACAGGTTGCACCATTTTGACAAGGATTACTTCGACATTCATCGGTAATGATTTCGCAGTGTTTTCCTTCATATCCCAAGGGACATTCGCAGTTATAGTCATTGATTGCATCTTGGCAAGTCGCACCATTCAGACAGGGGTTACTGATGCATTCGTCATGATTTATCGCACAATTTTTTCCATAAAATCCTTTAATGCAATGACAACGGTACCCATTTAATCTGTCGAGGCAAATACCGTTTATGCATGGATTACTGATACATTCATCAATTTCATCTCGACAGCGTGGTCCTTGGTAACCGGATCTGCATTGACAAGTGTATCCGTTTAAGCCATCAACACATCTGCTACCGTGGTAGCAAGGGTCACTCTGACATTCGTCAATATCAATTTCACAATGAGCACCCATAAAACCCGGACGACATCTGCAGCGATAGCCATCTATTCTATCTATGCACCTTCCATAGCTCGAGCAAGGGTTGCTTTCACATTCGTTGATATTCGTTTGACAATGATCTCCCTCAAAACCCACCATGCAAGTACATCTATAGCCATTTATATGGTCGTGACATGCACCATTATGATGACAGGGAATACTAGCACATTCGTCGATGTCTGTCTGACATTCGGAACCACCAAACCCATCGACACATTGGCAATCATACTCATTAATCCTATCAATACAAGTTCCGCCATTTTGACATGGATGATTGTTGCATTCATCAATATCAAATTCACAAGTAACGCCTTGGTATCCAGCAGCACATTCACAAGTGAATCCATTTACCTCGTCAATGCATTGTCCACCATGACCGCAAGGTCTACTCTCACACTCATCTTCCTCAAATTGGCAGTGCACACCATAATAGCCCGAAAGACATTCGCATCCATATCCATCAATTTTGTCTTGACAggtagatgcaaatttacaTGGGTTACTAGCACATTCGTCGATATTGATTTCACAGATTGCTCCTGCATATCCTGCTTCACATCGGCAAAAGAATGCATCAATTTGGTCGACGCAGTTTCCTCCATTAAGACAAGGAGAACTTTCACATTCATTAGTATTCACCTGACACTGGAATCCCTCAAACCCTGCAGCACAGGAACAAAGGTATCCATTCACTTTGTCAAAACACGTCCCATCATTAACACAAGGGTAGCTAGCACATTCGTTGATATCAACTTGGCAGTTGGTTCCCATGAATCCGTCCAAACACTGGCATATGTATTGATCGATGTGGTCTAAGCAGTTTGCCCCGTTCTGACAAGGTGAGCTTGCACATTCATCGATTTCATGTCCACAGTGGTTACCATCATAACCCGGAAGGCAGCCACAGATATATCCATTGATTTGATCCCTGCAAGCGCCCCCATTAGCACACGGCTCACTTACACATTCGTCGATATTTATCTCACAATGTGGTCCGGAAAATCCTGGTATGCAATCACAGGAGTATCCATTCACTAAGTCAATACATGATGCCAAATTTTGACAAGGGGAGCTCATGCATTCGTCTATGTTAACATCGCAGTAAACACCTTGGTATCCAATTTGACATTGACATTGATAGCCATTCATTCCATCCTTACACTCGGCTCCATTTTGACACGGCTGACTTGCACATTCATCGATGTCAATCTCACAATGTACACCTTCCGTTCCTTTATTACATGAGCAACTATATCCATTGATTCGATCTACGCATTCAGAATTATGTTGGCAAGGGCTACTAGAACATTCATTGATATCTGTTTTACATTCCACTCCCCTAAAACCAGCAGCGCACTGGCACTCGTATCCATTGACTCTGTCCAGGCAAAGTCCACCATTGTGACAGGGGAAACTTTCACATTCGTTAATATCAACTTGGCACTGGGCACCATCAAATCCATACGGGCATATGCATATATATCCGTTAATTCGGTCTTGACATCTCGCTTCATTTTGGCAAGGAGAGCTCTGACATTCATCTGTATTAGTCTCACACAGCACACCTTCATATCCAGGAAGACAGGAACACCTGAAGCGATTAACTTTATCAATACATGAAGCATCATTCAAACACGGACTGCTGATGCATTCATTAATTTCTATTTCGCAGTGAATTCCTTCATATCCTGGTTTACATTGGCATTCATATCTGTTTATGAAATCTATGCATCCTGCTTTGTTTTGACATGGGTAGCTACTGCATTCGTTGATTTCAATTTCGCATTGAACGCCCGTAAATCCGGGTTGACAAAGGCAGTGATAACTATCAATCTGGTCAAAACATGAAGCAGCATTCATACAGGGATCGCTGGCACACTCGTCGATATTTACTTCACAGTGAACACCGTCAAATCCGTCCATGCATAAGCATCTGTATCTGTTGACTTTGTCCAAGCAGGTACCGTTATTAAAACAAGGCTCACTGTAACATTCATCAATGTTATTCTCACAGTTTTCCCCATTGTATCCTGCTCGGCACAGACACTGGTATTCGTTTGTCATGTCTCTGCAAGTCCCTCCATGCACACACGGGTCACTCAAGCATTCATCTACGTTAATTTCACAGTGGGTTCCTTCATAACCTGGTACACATTCACAGCTGTATCTGTTAATATTGTCGTGGCAGCGGGCATCATTTCGACAAGGATTGCTTGAGCATTCATCAACTTCAAGTTCGCATTGCATTCCTTCAAATCCAGGAGTGCATCGACagaaatacatatttatatCGTCAACACACTCTCCATTATTCAAACATGGGTTACTTCTACATTCATTTATGTTTTGTCCACAAAGTGCCCCATCGAATCCTGGTATACAAATGCATTTGAATCTATTTATCATGTCAGTGCAACTTCCATTGTTCAAACAAGGCTGACTGGAACATTCATCGATATCTGTTGAGCATAAAGTATCGTCGTAGCCATCTTTGCAATCACATGTAAATCCGTTTATTTGGTCGATACAGCGAGCGTCATTTTGACACGGTATTGATTGACATTCATCAATATTAATTTCACACAAGTCACCAGTATATCCTGGTGTGCAATGGCATATATAATCGTTCACACCATCTTCGCACTGGCCGCCATTTAAACAGGGATTGCTGGTACATTCGTCGAAGTTTGTTTGGCACTCTTTTCCACGAAAACCGGGAATGCAAATACATTTATATCTGTCAACTTTATCCACGCATGTAGCATTGTTCTTACAAGGTTCACTGCCACATTCATTAATATCTTCTTCACAATCGACTCCTTGGTAACCGGGCATACATAAACAGGTGTATCCATTAACATCATCCCTGCAGGTAGCTCCATTTTCACAAGGAGAACTGACGCATTCATCAATGTCTGTTTCACAGTGGAAATCTATGTATCCAGGGCTGCATTCACATTCGTATCCAGCAGTCAGGTCTACACAAGTTGCTGAATTCATGCACGGGGAGCTGGAGCACTCGTCAATGTCATTCTCACAGTGCAATCCTTCAAACCCTTCTTGGCATTTGCAGATATAAccatttattttgtctttgcattttccattatttttacacGGAAGACTTGCACACTCATCTATGTTGGTCTCACAAAAGACGCCATGATACCCATCTGTACATTGGCACATAAATCCATTTATCTCGTCGTGACATCTAGCACCATTCAAACACGGGGTACTTCCacattcattgatattattttcacaaagaatGCCATCATAACCAAGGTCACAACTACACGAATATCCATTCACTTTGTCCACACATGTCGCACCGTTTTCACAAGGTCTGCTTTCGCATTCGTTGATGTCTGTTTCACAATTAATTCCTGCAAATCCAGGATTGCACTCGCAGAAGTATGCATTGATTCTGTCCTTGCAAGTTGCACCATTGCTACAAGGATCACTACTACATTCGTTGATATCAATTTCACATTGATTTCCTTGAAAACCTTGTTGACATGTACACTTGTATTTGTTCACTCTATCAACACAGGTTGCCTCATTTTGACAAGGATTGCTTTCACACTCGTCTATATTTATCCCACAATGAATTCCTTCATATCCAGATAGGCATTCACATCTGTAACCGTTTATCATATCTTCACAGCCAGCTCCATTTCTACATGGTGATGAGGTACACTCGTCGATGTCTATCCCGCAGTGCATGCCCTCAAAACCTTGCAAACATTGACACTCATACCCATCCACTTGATCGATGCATGTTGCATTGTTTAAACATGGATTACTCTCACATTCGTCTATGTCATTATTACAGTGACGTCCATTAAATCCATCAAGGCATTCGCATACGTATCCAGCAACTTGGTCTACACATGTTCCGTCATTAAAACATGGGTCGCTTGCACATTCGTTGATATTCGTTTCACAAGTTACTCCAGCAAATCCTATCACACAAGAGCAGTGAAATTCATTTATTCCATCAACGCACGTGCCGCTATTATAACATGGATTACTCTCACATTCGTCAATGTTAATTTCACAGTGAGCACCATCAAATCCATCTAAACATctacatttatatttattcactCGATCAATGCAGCTAGCACCATTTTGGCAAGGAGAGCTGTCACATTCATTAACTTCGAGTTCACATTGACTTCCAACGTATCCTGGAGTACAGTTGCAGATGTAATGGTTTGTCTTGTCAGAACAGACGCCTCCATTCCGACAAGGATCAGATCCACATTCGTCAATGTTTACCTCACAATGGACTCCTTCAAAACCCTGTTGACAATCACAATGATATCCATCGATATCATCAACACATGTGGCATTGTTAAAACATGGACTGCTGTCGCATTCTTGAATATTCATCTCACAAACTCTCCCGTTGAATCCTGGTTGGCAGTTACAAGTGAAATGATTAACGAGGTCTTCACACGATCCTTCATTCTGGCAAGGAATACTTTCACATTCGTTAACGTTTTCTTCACAATGAACACCTACGTAGCCTGGCAGGCAATTACACCTATACTTGTTGATTTTGTCATTGCAGGTTGCTCCATTCAGACAAGGATTACTTTGGCACTCGTCTATTTCAATTTCGCAGTGGATTCCTTCATATCCGGAAGGGCAGTGACAAAGATAACCGTTTATGAGATCCTCACACGTTGATCCATGTTCGCAAGGGCTACTCGAACATTCGTCAATGTCTGTCTGGCATTGTATACTGTCAAAACCAGGCAGACAGTGACAGGTGTAGTGATTGATGTGGTCCTCGCACGTAGCGTTATTCTGACAGGGTGAGCTACTACATTCATCTATGTCTGTTTCACATGTTACTCCCTTAAACCCAAGGATACATACGCATTCAAATCGATTGATTTGATCTAGACACGATGCTCCATTCAAACATGGATTGCTATCACATTCATTTATATCCACTTCGCAATGTGTACCCTCAAATCCCGGCCGACACCTACATTTGTATCTATCAATACGATCAATACATTCGGCCCCATTGAAGCAAGGAGCGCTTCCACATTCGTCAATATTAATTTCACACTGTGTCCCTTCGTATCCAGGAGAGCATGTACATATATAACCATTGATGCCATCCATACAAAATCCACCATTATCGCATGGATCAGAATGGCATTCATCAACGTTTATTTCACATTGTGTACCCTCAAATCCAGGAATGCATAAGCAGAAATAACCATTAACCCCATCCTCACATGTGCCATTGTTCAAACATGGACCACTTGCGCATTCATTAATATCAGTTGCACACATTTGCCCATTGTATCCTGGTAAGCAACTGCATTCAAATCGATTGATACCATCATTACAAGATCCTCCATTTTCACAAGGGGAACTTTCACACTCGTCAATGTTGATTTCACAGTTTGTCCCCGTGTAACCTGGGATACATTGGCAATGGTACCCATTAATGTTGTCAACACAGAGACCACCGTTCTCACATGGGTTACTTAAGCATTCATCTATGTCATTTTCACAATTTGCCCCTTTGTACCCTGCTTTACATTTGCAACGATATTGGTTGACTTTATCAACACAGAGCGCATCGTTTTGACAGGGTCTGCTCGAACACTCATCAATATCAGTTTGACAATGGACACCATCGTATCCAAGgagacaaatacatgtatatccatttACTTCATCAACACACGAAGCTTCATTTACACATGGTGAACTAGAACATTCGTCGGTTTCAATTTCACAGTTCCACCCTTCATATCCTGGTAAGCAGTTACATTGATATCCATTGATGCGGTCTTTGCAAGTTGCTCCATTTtgacatggtctactttcacaTTCGTTTATGTTTATCTCACATTGTAAGCCACTATATCCAGGCAAGCAAACGCATTCATACTTGTTTATATGATCAACGCATTCTCCGCCATTATGACAAACTATACTTAtgcattcgtttatttccaaaTTGCAGTTAACATCAGTGTATCCTGGACTACAACTGCATACATATCCATCCACTCCATCTATGCATGTCGCTCCATTCAGACAAGGAAGTGAAGCACACTCATCAATATTGATTTCACAGTAGTCACCTTCATATCCAGGTGTACACTTACAGATATAACTATTTATTCCGTCAATACATGCAGCATCGTTTTGGCAAGGAGCACTCACACATTCGTCAATATCTGTTTCACATTCAATCCCTGTAAATCCTGGCTTACAGATACAGGTGTAACTGTTTATGCCATCCTCGCACGTTCCTTGGTTCAGACATGGTGAACTTTCACATTCATCGATATTTATTTCACAATGAATTCCTTCGAATCCATCTCTGCATTGACAGGCGTATCCATTGATTCCATCAAGACACATGCCGTCATTTTCGCATGGATAACTGTTACATTCGTTGATATCTGTCTCACATTCAGAACCTTCGTAACCAGGCAGGCATACGCACTGATAACCAGCAACAACATCGACACATGGTGCTTCATTTTGGCAAGGGTTACTCTGACATTCATCGATTTCAATATGACATTCTGCACCTTCGTATCCAGGGAGACAATTACAGCGATATCTATTGACCAGGTCGTTGCAAGTGCTGCCATGAAGACAAGGGTTACTTGCACATTCGTCAATGTTAAACTCGCAGTGAATTCCAGTGTATCCAGGAGTACAACTGCAGTTGTAACCATTGACACCATCAACGCATTCACCTCTATTCAAACATGGATTGCTTTTACATTCATCTGTGTTTACTTGACAAAATTTTCCTTGGTATCCAGGCTTACAGATACATTCAAAACCATTGACTGCATCGATACAAATTGCTCCATTTTGACACGGATCACTGACACATTCGTTGATATTAACTTCGCAATATTCTCCTTCGTAGCCTTTGATGCATCTACACTTATATTTGTTAACTCTGTCTATGCAAGACGCACCATTGTAACAAGGATCACTTGCACATTCGTCGATGTTCGTCTCACAGTGAGTGCCAGTAAATCCAGGTATACACAGACAAACATATCCATTTATACCGTCGGAACATACAGCGTTGTTCTGACAGGGATAGCTGGCACATTCGTTGATGTTGAACTCACAGTAAGTCCCACTGAATCCTGGAGGACACTTGCAAGTATAAGTGGCATATCCATCAATACAGGACGCTCCGTTCCTGCATTCGTTTTCTTGGCAGTCATCGGGGTTTGTTTGACACACATTACCTACGGAGACAAAGATTTAAGTCTTAATGTACGTTTACTAAATGTGAAACTTTGAAGGTCTCGTTATCACACATGATCATCCATGTGTAAAATATATGAAAGGGAGTATTGCGTCTTTGATAATGAAAGAATTGCTGGTATTAGCAAAAACATTAATCTTGACAGTGCCAATGcgtgtatatttgtattttattattggaTCATTTCGGTTTGGTGCGTTCTGCTTGCTGTTTTCATTTACACGTTTATgtattgttataattttttagGGGGAAGGAGATGGGCTTGGGTTGAGCTGAAGGCAAAATCAAAACTTACCCGCTATACCCTCTTGACATGTACACCAAAATCCGTTTACTACGTCGTGGCATGTACCATTATTTTGACACGGCAACGAAGCACACTCGTCGATTTCCTATTTTAAAAGTGCAATGAAAAATTGGAACTTAAATGGCATCTAAAAGGCATTTAATTCCGATATCTCACGGTACTATCTTTAGGACAGGTAGACACATATCCGTTGATATCTTAATTAAATGATCAattagaaatattaatgaaacatGGGCAAAAAACAGTTTGAAAGTGTGAACAATAGCACTGATCCACgcaattaaaatataaaacaaatagaacTGCAAATAAATTCAGTTGGAATTCACTCACACACGAGACTAGAAACACTTTTACAAGATAAATGACTAAAGACAATTTTGATCAACTCTGTCTTGATATGTTTACATACCTCTGCACACCTATCCCCAGTATAACCAGCATGGCAAATTATATCGCCTGTTAGTGGGTCGCAGTAGAAGTGGTCAATTCCATCTCCTCGAGGTTTGCAATAGACAGAGCATTCGGGACCATAGAAATGAGAATCGCAATATAGTTTAATGTTAACGATGatcctgtggaaaaaaaaatatcaaacgaaGTTTTTATTACGAAAACCGTACATAGGACACAATCAAGAATCACTAAAAGTCATTAAACCTTCAAAGCTGGTAAGGGGGCCCATATAAACGGTATATTTAAAACATGGCAAATGTAAGCATTTACAAACGTACATGGTACCACAAATTTGAACCATAAACCATTGTAACCGATAAAAGAATGCCGATACATATATTACCTTctgcttttcaaaattaaacataaaaGTAAAGGTTTTATAATGTTTTCTTACAGAAATGGGAAATAAATTCTAGAAAAGAATGTTGCACTCACTGTGAAGATCCTTCCCCACTAAGGGTCCTTCTGTGCTTACGAGCTCGCGATGGAGTCCTGCCTGGCTGCATATGAAAGTTGTCCCCGTAGACATCGACCAATATTTCCGGGTTGTAGTAGGAATTGGTATCAAATACCTTCATCTTCACTCGAAAACCTTTCTGCAAGCAATATTATTTATTCTGTAAATAATAAACTTCACATTTCCATGtactttattctattttttatatcatcGAATTTCAcaggataataatgatgataattatggtcgcattaataaacaattattttaatttctcaaaacatattttaaaatcttcatgaaattatgaacaattaaatttgtcatttcctcaaatcatatttttatgcaTCCGCCGACCTGAGGTGGTTGCAGAAGCCATTCTGCTTTGGGGTCATCCGTGCGTCCAATTCTCGTTCTCTTGATAACTAAATAACCCTCTGAcgaatcaatttcattttttctctgaGTAAATATATAGTATTACGATGACAGATTAATTTTGGATATCACAGTCAAAGTTCTAAGGTCATACATTTAACACACATTGAAATATAATGATCTCGTGATAACGAGAAAATCGTTGGAAGGATCAACGTCAAACTTAATTCAAGTGTGGACACTGGAGGGACAATGGTCTGATTTGGTTCTGTGGTTCCCGAAGGCACAGATCTTATGATGTACCAGAACATATTTCGTTCTCGAAAAATAAATAGTTATCCGTTTAGGGTCTTCACTCAGTGTGTATATTGGCGGCGATCTAAATAGATTTCGGAGCCATAAGTTCTATGGTCACAGAGATGATTATATAAATCGAAAATCCGTTTCAGGTATCAAATTCATACTTGGCTCATGAGTATGCATACTAATGTGTTGATTATCCCATTGAAGTTTACGGTTATGATGTTAAAAATCAAAGATCACAAAGGTCGTTAATACTTTAAAAGAAATCTGTTTTGCAATGATTAAGGAATCGTTTGAGTAATCAAGTTTCAAATTTGGCTCGTGTATGCATATGTGAGAGTGATAGATTCTGGGACCAGGGTTTAAATGTGAATAATCACAGCGATCTTTAAGTAACcatggaatatacatgtatatcgttCTTACGATAATCAAGTAACCGTTTGAGGATTAATTTTCAATCTTGGCTTTTTTATACACATCTGGGAGTGGTGACGTTATTAGATTCGGGGTCAAAGGTATATAGCAGaggtaatcatggtaattatttcaaaattttagaaaTTGCGTGTGTGTTTTGTTTCTGATCTAGCAATGGCGACGAAATCAACACTGATTGCATGCATTCGAGAATTAATGATTTATGTAGGACAAATAAGAACTATTACCTTCCATTCTTCAATCCTGATGTTGATCGGGTTGGGTACACCTCCAGGGAGTGGAGTAGGAAAGAGAAACAGATCCCGATCTTCATGTACCTTATTTGTTTTGTACTTTCCATAAGGACAGTCATCTGTGCTATTGtcactgaaaatatttgatagtgttatgaaaaattaaaaagaaatacaaattttcaaaaaaatataaggTATACAATTGTGGtagaataacaaaaaaaaatatatctgtgTAATTATAAACTTATTTTAGTCCAATATCAGTAATGTTATTACCAATCTTATTAAATGGAACTGAACaatctttcaatttcaatcaatGATCGTAGGTAATGCCATTAACCGCCTGCCTTAATATATCTATCCAGATAGATGGATTAATATCCATACCTAAACAAAACTGAGTTACTAAGCATGTTAAGAAGgcaaaaataaatgacaaaataattaaaagaatatgaaatgaGTTTCAATTGCCTGAACCTGTATCCTTAAACCATTTCT
It includes:
- the LOC121411938 gene encoding fibrillin-1-like translates to MNKGIISTRATVIVSYHLSTYLNPSSKQLDGVCCDGISTDLCQTRCDNKFEICFGPLGNDNSTDDCPYGKYKTNKVHEDRDLFLFPTPLPGGVPNPINIRIEEWKKGFRVKMKVFDTNSYYNPEILVDVYGDNFHMQPGRTPSRARKHRRTLSGEGSSQIIVNIKLYCDSHFYGPECSVYCKPRGDGIDHFYCDPLTGDIICHAGYTGDRCAEEIDECASLPCQNNGTCHDVVNGFWCTCQEGIAGNVCQTNPDDCQENECRNGASCIDGYATYTCKCPPGFSGTYCEFNINECASYPCQNNAVCSDGINGYVCLCIPGFTGTHCETNIDECASDPCYNGASCIDRVNKYKCRCIKGYEGEYCEVNINECVSDPCQNGAICIDAVNGFECICKPGYQGKFCQVNTDECKSNPCLNRGECVDGVNGYNCSCTPGYTGIHCEFNIDECASNPCLHGSTCNDLVNRYRCNCLPGYEGAECHIEIDECQSNPCQNEAPCVDVVAGYQCVCLPGYEGSECETDINECNSYPCENDGMCLDGINGYACQCRDGFEGIHCEINIDECESSPCLNQGTCEDGINSYTCICKPGFTGIECETDIDECVSAPCQNDAACIDGINSYICKCTPGYEGDYCEINIDECASLPCLNGATCIDGVDGYVCSCSPGYTDVNCNLEINECISIVCHNGGECVDHINKYECVCLPGYSGLQCEININECESRPCQNGATCKDRINGYQCNCLPGYEGWNCEIETDECSSSPCVNEASCVDEVNGYTCICLLGYDGVHCQTDIDECSSRPCQNDALCVDKVNQYRCKCKAGYKGANCENDIDECLSNPCENGGLCVDNINGYHCQCIPGYTGTNCEINIDECESSPCENGGSCNDGINRFECSCLPGYNGQMCATDINECASGPCLNNGTCEDGVNGYFCLCIPGFEGTQCEINVDECHSDPCDNGGFCMDGINGYICTCSPGYEGTQCEINIDECGSAPCFNGAECIDRIDRYKCRCRPGFEGTHCEVDINECDSNPCLNGASCLDQINRFECVCILGFKGVTCETDIDECSSSPCQNNATCEDHINHYTCHCLPGFDSIQCQTDIDECSSSPCEHGSTCEDLINGYLCHCPSGYEGIHCEIEIDECQSNPCLNGATCNDKINKYRCNCLPGYVGVHCEENVNECESIPCQNEGSCEDLVNHFTCNCQPGFNGRVCEMNIQECDSSPCFNNATCVDDIDGYHCDCQQGFEGVHCEVNIDECGSDPCRNGGVCSDKTNHYICNCTPGYVGSQCELEVNECDSSPCQNGASCIDRVNKYKCRCLDGFDGAHCEINIDECESNPCYNSGTCVDGINEFHCSCVIGFAGVTCETNINECASDPCFNDGTCVDQVAGYVCECLDGFNGRHCNNDIDECESNPCLNNATCIDQVDGYECQCLQGFEGMHCGIDIDECTSSPCRNGAGCEDMINGYRCECLSGYEGIHCGINIDECESNPCQNEATCVDRVNKYKCTCQQGFQGNQCEIDINECSSDPCSNGATCKDRINAYFCECNPGFAGINCETDINECESRPCENGATCVDKVNGYSCSCDLGYDGILCENNINECGSTPCLNGARCHDEINGFMCQCTDGYHGVFCETNIDECASLPCKNNGKCKDKINGYICKCQEGFEGLHCENDIDECSSSPCMNSATCVDLTAGYECECSPGYIDFHCETDIDECVSSPCENGATCRDDVNGYTCLCMPGYQGVDCEEDINECGSEPCKNNATCVDKVDRYKCICIPGFRGKECQTNFDECTSNPCLNGGQCEDGVNDYICHCTPGYTGDLCEINIDECQSIPCQNDARCIDQINGFTCDCKDGYDDTLCSTDIDECSSQPCLNNGSCTDMINRFKCICIPGFDGALCGQNINECRSNPCLNNGECVDDINMYFCRCTPGFEGMQCELEVDECSSNPCRNDARCHDNINRYSCECVPGYEGTHCEINVDECLSDPCVHGGTCRDMTNEYQCLCRAGYNGENCENNIDECYSEPCFNNGTCLDKVNRYRCLCMDGFDGVHCEVNIDECASDPCMNAASCFDQIDSYHCLCQPGFTGVQCEIEINECSSYPCQNKAGCIDFINRYECQCKPGYEGIHCEIEINECISSPCLNDASCIDKVNRFRCSCLPGYEGVLCETNTDECQSSPCQNEARCQDRINGYICICPYGFDGAQCQVDINECESFPCHNGGLCLDRVNGYECQCAAGFRGVECKTDINECSSSPCQHNSECVDRINGYSCSCNKGTEGVHCEIDIDECASQPCQNGAECKDGMNGYQCQCQIGYQGVYCDVNIDECMSSPCQNLASCIDLVNGYSCDCIPGFSGPHCEINIDECVSEPCANGGACRDQINGYICGCLPGYDGNHCGHEIDECASSPCQNGANCLDHIDQYICQCLDGFMGTNCQVDINECASYPCVNDGTCFDKVNGYLCSCAAGFEGFQCQVNTNECESSPCLNGGNCVDQIDAFFCRCEAGYAGAICEINIDECASNPCKFASTCQDKIDGYGCECLSGYYGVHCQFEEDECESRPCGHGGQCIDEVNGFTCECAAGYQGVTCEFDIDECNNHPCQNGGTCIDRINEYDCQCVDGFGGSECQTDIDECASIPCHHNGACHDHINGYRCTCMVGFEGDHCQTNINECESNPCSSYGRCIDRIDGYRCRCRPGFMGAHCEIDIDECQSDPCYHGSRCVDGLNGYTCQCRSGYQGPRCRDEIDECISNPCINGICLDRLNGYRCHCIKGFYGKNCAINHDECISNPCLNGATCQDAINDYNCECPLGYEGKHCEIITDECRSNPCQNGATCVDGFKEYTCECVLGFEGINCEVNINDCAGAPCQNRATCLDGISSYECQCVLGYKGEHCEFEINECDSHPCKNDGTCLNGVNSFYCYCPPGFEGWLCEVQIDECESSPCLHGGSCVDGTAEFSCQCKEGFSGIRCETVLDQCKLHPCYGNATCIKIHDDFRCLCPPGYSGLGCDDYDEEGCGSTKCFNGQCIIDGVTDNDIKYKCKCNNGFIGTECQTYLLNVTASVLIEEKHSQLSGLEHKMKEVLMEAMEKTDDIHNCSNVDIAIIDTTTGNGALSGMEFTNVTIYAMLDDKPADRDSLSHMLRALPPAHVNKLIHPYRLFVDRQMPPVLQTDITVNDEKKKKKSWGHRHWYVFLISIVILIGIASAVVYIVRRQRKAEIPPD